In the Oxyura jamaicensis isolate SHBP4307 breed ruddy duck chromosome 18, BPBGC_Ojam_1.0, whole genome shotgun sequence genome, one interval contains:
- the CYGB gene encoding cytoglobin isoform X2, with translation MNMVIKNSAVPLLCWFFVNFPSAKQYFSQFKHMDDTLEMERSLQLRKHAQRVMGAINTVVENLNDPEKVSSVLALVGKAHALKHKVEPVYFKKLTGVLLEVISEAYGNDFTPEAHGAWTKMRTLIYTHVTAAYKEVGWAPYPNATL, from the exons ATGAATATGGTGATAAAGAACTCAGCTGTGCCCCTGCTTTGTTG GTTTTTCGTCAACTTCCCGTCAGCCAAGCAGTACTTCAGCCAGTTCAAGCACATGGACGACACGCTGGAGATGGAGAGGAGCTTGCAGCTGCGCAAGCACGCCCAGCGGGTCATGGGGGCCATTAACACCGTGGTGGAGAACCTCAACGACCCGGAGAAGGTCTCCTCCGTCCTGGCCCTGGTGGGCAAGGCCCACGCCCTCAAGCACAAAGTGGAGCCCGTCTACTTCAAG AAACTCACTGGCGTCCTGCTGGAGGTCATCTCCGAGGCGTACGGCAACGACTTCACCCCGGAGGCGCACGGCGCCTGGACCAAGATGCGGACCCTCATCTACACCCACGTCACGGCGGCGTACAAGGAGGTGGGCTGGGCGCCATACCCCAACGCCACCCTGTGA
- the LOC118175711 gene encoding vegetative cell wall protein gp1-like, with protein sequence MLSHVQDLSSSCAQDEPRALGGAPSMAKRAGAKTLGQQLPISCSRLLIAAQPPPRLAPCAPAPPPPHLPSPTASADQHQPVPQPQFLPSQTPRGQTLPGRSAQGSLLPTGKPRRERSIPPRAHPHPRRHEHGTEGSHTHGCSPRDALPPALHRSRPRGDAQHGWKMPSPSPGPVSSLECSSPASPCPVAVDACQEHTLQPLGCQELLCFPPPSPLPPLLPPPPSTLPTIIPSPGTLRPWGCPGPGSPRAGCPPPRDAQEAPRSHGSTQLHRARPRPSRVRCRIRPQHPARRGAANALLEVTSTAFCRP encoded by the exons ATGCTCAGCCACGTGCAGGACCTCAGCTCGTCCTGTGCACAAGATGAGCCACGGGCCCTCGGTGGGGCCCCCAGCATGGCAAAACGAGCCGGAGCGAAGACCCTCGGCCAGCAGCTCCCTAtctcctgcagcaggctgcttaTCGCAGCGCAGCCACCCCCGAGGCTTGCGCCGTgtgcccccgcccccccccccccccaccttcccTCCCCCACAGCCTCAGCGGACCAACATCAGCCCGTTCCTCAGCCTCAGTTCCTCCCCTCCCAAACTCCACGAGGCCAAACCCTCCCGGGAAGGTCGGCGCAAGGCTCATTGCTCCCCACGGGAAAGCCCCGCCGGGAACGGTCCATCCCTCCCCGTGCCCATCCCCATCCAAGGCGGCACGAGCACGGCACGGAGGGCTCGCACACGCACGGCTGCTCCCCGCGTGatgccctgcctccagccctgcatcGATCCCGGCCCCGGGGGGACGCCCAACACGGCTGGAAGATGCCAAGCCCTTCTCCTGGCCCAGTGTCAAGCCTGGAGTGCTCTTCGCCGGCATCCCCCTGCCCCGTCGCCGTGGATGCGTGCCAGGAGCACACTCTGCAGCCTCTTGGGTGCcaagagctgctctgcttccctcctccttctcctcttcctcctcttcttcctcctcctcccagcactcTCCCCACCATCATTCCCAGCCCAGGGACGCTTCGCCCCTGGGGGTGCCCCGGTCCCGGCTCCCCACGTGCTGGGTGCCCGCCCCCAAGGGATGCACAGGAGGCAC CCAGGTCCCacggcagcacccagctgcaccGTGCACGGCCCAGACCCAGCCGGGTGCGTTGCAGGATCCGGCCACAGCACCCAGCCCGGCGTGGGGCTGCCAACGCTCTCCTCGAGGTGACAAGCACGGCGTTTTGCCGACCGTGA
- the RHBDF2 gene encoding inactive rhomboid protein 2, producing MSSSDKNGGSRSGSSRLQSKKPPNLSIVIPPREAEEDGARKEPTKVPIYRKSKSLQEPRSKGCDSSERRPGFRRQTSLSQSIRKGTAEWFGVSSDWEGKRQHWQRRSLQHCSMRYGKLKAAYRDMELPSQEAPSFQGTESPKAAKMPKIVDPLARGRPFRHPDETDRPHTPHHVLPPLTPGVVSLASFNSARSGYGRLPRRKRESVAHMSFRAAAALLRGRSALEPLAQKRRSNKRSFVYPSFMDEDVVDAADTLDSSFFSKMDLHDETYSMPDDVFESPPLSATYLRMHSVGEDARASPEGEQPPLREGARLAASSAGTAPRRGRRIASKVKHFAFDRKKRYYGLGVVGKWLNRTYRRSLSSIVQSQLENTDSHRPYFTYWITFVHILITLLVIGTYGIAPIGFTQHVTTELVLRNKGVYESVKYIQQENFWIGPSSIDLIHLGAKFSPCIRKDRQVEQLIQRERDRERGSGCCVQNDNSGCIQTLPRDCSETLATFIKWPGTNAPAMGSGEKRTSGAVCHQDPRTCEEPASNPPHVWPDDITRWPICTYETKTNHTGLAHMDCQIKGRPCCIGTKGSCEITTREYCEFMHGYFHEEATLCSQVHCLDEVCGLLPFLNPEVPDQFYRLWLSLFLHAGIIHCLVSVTFQMTVLRDLEKLAGWHRISIIFILSGITGNLASAIFLPYRAEVGPAGSQFGLLACLFVELFQSWQVLEKPWKAFLNLSGIVLFLFVCGLLPWIDNIAHLFGFLSGLLLSFAFLPYITFGTVDKYRKRAMIIVSLLVFVGLFASLVVWLYVYPVNWRWIEYLTCLPFTSKFCEKYELEQVLH from the exons ATGTCCTCCAGCGACAAGAACGGGGGCAGCCGCTCCGGCAGCAGCCGCCTGCAGAGCAAGAAGCCCCCCAACCTCTCCATCGTCATCCCCCCCAGGGAGGCAGAAGAGGATGGCGCCCGCAAGGAG cCCACCAAGGTCCCCATCTACCGCAAGAGCAAGAGCCTGCAGGAGCCCCGCTCGAAGGGATGCGACAGCTCGGAGCGGCGGCCGGGCTTTCGCCGGCAGACCTCCCTGTCCCAGAGCATCCGCAA GGGCACGGCGGAGTGGTTCGGCGTCAGCAGCGACTGGGAGGGGAAGCGGCAGCACTGGCAGCGCCggagcctgcagcactgcagcatgaGGTACGGCAAGCTGAAGGCCGCCTATCGCGACATGGAGCTGCCCAGCCAGGAGGCGCCCTCCTTCCAAGGCACCGAGTCGCCCAAAGCGGCCAAGATGCCCAAG ATCGTGGACCCGCTGGCCAGGGGCCGTCCCTTCCGCCACCCCGACGAGACCGACCGGCCCCATACGCCCCACCACGTCCTGCCCCCGCTCACCCCCGGCGTCGTGTCCTTGGCCTCCTTCAACAGCGCCCGCTCCGGCTACGGCCGCCTGCCGCGGAGGAAGAGGGAGTCGGTCGCCCACATGAGCTTCAGGGCGGCCGCCGCGCTCCTCCGC GGACGCTCGGCCCTGGAGCCGCTGGCTCAGAAGCGGCGCAGCAACAAGAGGAGCTTTGTGTACCCCAGCTTCATGGACGAGGACGTGGTGGATGCTGCCGATACCCTGGACTCCTCCTTCTTCAGTAAG ATGGACCTGCACGACGAGACCTACTCCATGCCCGACGACGTCTTCGAGTCGCCGCCTCTCTCGGCCACCTACCTGCGCATGCACTCGGTGGGGGAGGACGCCAGGGCGTCCCCCGAGGGCGAGCAGCCCCCTCT GCGTGAAGGTGCCCGGCTCGCTGCATCCTCCGCTGGCACCGCTCCGCGGAGGGGCAGGCGCATCGCTTCCAAGGTGAAGCACTTCGCCTTCGACCGCAAGAAGCGCTACTAcgggctgggggtggtgggcaAGTGGCTGAACAGGACGTACCGCCGCAGCCTCAGCAGCATCGTGCAGTCGCAGCTGGAGAACACCGACAGCCACCG GCCGTATTTCACCTACTGGATCACCTTTGTGCACATCCTCATCACCTTGCTGGTCATCGGCACGTACGGCATCGCTCCCATCGGCTTCACCCAGCACGTGACGACAGAGTTA GTGCTGAGGAACAAAGGCGTGTACGAAAGCGTCAAGTACATCCAGCAGGAAAACTTCTGGATCGGGCCCAGCTCG ATCGACCTGATCCACCTGGGAGCCAAGTTCTCGCCCTGCATCCGCAAGGACCGGCAGGTGGAGCAGCTCATCCAGCGCGAGCGGGACCGGGAGCGCGGCTCCGGCTGCTGCGTGCAGAACGACAACTCGGGCTGCATCCAGACGCTGCCGCGGGACTGCTCG GAGACGCTGGCGACGTTCATCAAGTGGCCGGGCACCAACGCGCCGGCCATGGGCTCGGGCGAGAAAAGGACGTCGGGGGCCGTGTGTCACCAGGACCCCAG GACGTGCGAGGAGCCGGCCTCGAACCCTCCCCACGTGTGGCCGGACGACATCACCAGGTGGCCG ATCTGCACCTACGAGACCAAAACCAACCACACGGGCTTGGCGCACATGGACTGCCAGATCAAGGGCCGGCCCTGCTGCATCGGCACCAAGGGCAG CTGCGAGATCACGACGCGGGAGTACTGCGAGTTCATGCACGGCTACTTCCACGAGGAGGCAACGCTCTGCTCGCAG GTGCACTGCCTGGACGAAGTCTGCGGCCTCCTGCCCTTCCTCAACCCGGAGGTCCCCGACCAGTTCTACCGCCTGTGGCTGTCCCTGTTCCTGCACGCGGG CATCATCCACTGCCTGGTGTCGGTGACTTTCCAGATGACGGTGCTGCGGGACCTGGAGAAGCTGGCGGGCTGGCATCGCATCTCCATCATCTTCATCCTCAGCGGCATCACGGGCAACCTGGCCAGTGCCATCTTCCTGCCGTACCGCGCGGAG GTGGGTCCGGCCGGGTCCCAGTTCGGCCTGCTGGCCTGCCTCTTCGTGGAGCTCTTCCAGAGCTGGCAAGTGCTGGAGAAGCCGTGGAAAGCCTTCCTCAACCTCTCCGGCATCGTCCTCTTCCTCTTCGTCTGCGGGCTCCTGCCCTGGATCGACAACATCGCCCACCTCTTCGGCTTCCTCAGcggcctcctcctctccttcgCCTTCCTCCCCTACATCACCTTCGGCACGGTGGACAAGTACCGCAAGCGGGCCATGATCATTGTGTCCCTGCTGGTCTTCGTGGGGCTCTTCGCCTCGCTGGTGGTCTGGCTCTACGTCTACCCCGTGAACTGGCGCTGGATCGAGTACCTCACCTGCCTGCCCTTCACCAGCAAGTTCTGCGAGAAGTACGAGCTGGAGCAGGTCCTGCACTGA